In Indicator indicator isolate 239-I01 chromosome 31, UM_Iind_1.1, whole genome shotgun sequence, the sequence gtgaagctgctgaagcATCTAGAGTGAACAAGtcttgtttattctggagaaaaggaggctgaggggagatcttcttgcTCTCCACATcttcctgaaagaaggttggagtaaagtgggggttggtctcttctcctaagtacCAAGTCACAGGATGAGAGTAAATGGACTTAAATTACACTAaagaaggtttagattggatattagaagaaagttctttactgaaaggcttgtcaagccctggatcagactgtccagagaggtggtagagttcccatccctggaggtatttaaatgaTGTGTAGCGGTGgtgctggggacatggtttagcagcagaatTGGATGTGTTGGGgtagacttgatcttaaaggtcttttccagcctaaatgattctatgattccattttgTATTAGTATTTGTTAGATTTCTGTTCTACATGTAGTTCTGGAGTTACAGACTTCTCAAGAGAGTTCTGTTTCCTACAGCTGGCCTTGGCAGAGTTATATGAAGATGAAGCTAAAAGGCAGGCACTGGGTGCTGAGAAGCCAACAACTACCAAGCTCAGTAACACAAAATTATCACAGAGGTAAGATCTGCTTTGTCCTTCAGAGGTGTGTTGAATAGGTGCTGTATTACCTCACAACACTTTGCCATACCTGATCTCCTTGTATAAGAAGGGATCTATAGTAACTCATAACTCAGCAGTTCAGAGTTGTGAATCTAATAATGCATGGTCTGTGTCTTCTTAGAATGCTTTGAAAAACTGTATTTCTTTAGGAGCCTTTGTGCTATACAGTGTTTCAAACACTGTAAACTCACTTCAGATAAGATGCTGTAAGTGAATTGCAGAGTTGCTCTTTTTTACACGTAATTTGGAAACTTGCTGTGTCACAAAAATGCTGCAGTTCAGAATTCAGTAGTTTGCCAAGTGAGCTGCTTTGAGTGATGTACTTTGGTCAGGACCCAATGAGACAAACATTCATTTGAAGAATTACTAGTTTTGGAAGAAAGAAGCAGTTTCCAAAGTTAGAGATGAAGTATTTAGTGTATGTATCAGTCATCTTcaaaggttttgttttattcttttgacAGTCTTAAAATTGATCCTCTGAGAAGGTTGAGAAAACCAGAGAGAAGCATGAGTGatgacaaagaaaaccaaaggtatttttaaagacaaggaaaaaaagatttaacaCTTGTGAAAGTAACTTGGGTATTGTGGACATCACATGTGTGAGCTAAGCTTATCCTGCAAAGAGCAGTAACTACAGAGACACTTATTAAAGTGTTAGCTCTACCCTGCTGCAGTAAAACTGTGGTTAGCAGAATCTGGCTGTAGTGATCTAGGACCTGTATGTGCCTTAACACGTGACTGGATGTAAAGATTGTAACTCACGCTTGGGCtcaaaaagttttttttccattctcaaATATCCTGAATTGTTCTGTGTAACCATTACTCAAACATCTGAATACTTACATTCTTTCTGGAATTCCAATTCTGATGAAAATTCTTGTTTTATCTCCTTATCAGTAGTATTCCTGTAAATCTATTAATTAAAGATTTTCCATATAAATGGCAACTGAGATAAAATGGTGATTTCAGTCCAGAGGACTTTACTTTGTCCTgataagacctcacctggagtactgcatccagctctggagccctcagcacaggaaggccatggacctgatggagcaagtccagaggaaggccacaaaaatgatcagggggttggagcacctctgctacgaggacaggatgagggagctgggagtgttcagcctggagaagaggaggcttctgGGAggcctaatagcaaccttccagtacccgaAGGGTGCCTACAACACACAAGGCATTATAATTGTACAGCACCTTCATAGCTGCTAATGGAAAGTAGAAAGCACTTATTGTATGAGTTATTAATATGAGTTATTAACACTTCTTGTAATCAAAGATAAAACACTTGGATTTGCCAGGTTTTGAATTGATACGAAGATATTTTTTTACAGCACCTATTCCATCGGTATTTAGAGATTTTTAGCTCCTTATTCAGAATAACCCTCCAGGACTGTCTTGACCTTCATAAACAGACACAGTTTTGAACAGGGTTATTTGTAGTTCAACCTTTCATCTTCAAGAGCTCTAAATGAGGCTGTGTTGAGGAAAAAGAATACAAATTAACTTTATCAGCAGTTTCTGCAGATTTTGAAATGCCTTGAAAGGTTAATTAAATGTATTAAAAACTTTCAATTTCTGATACTGGCAGGAATGGATGTACACTAGAGCTGAAAATTGAAAGATCCAAATGTGTCACTGTTCAGATTTTCCAACAAAAGTTTTAGCTTGTTCCACCAAGGCAGTGTTAGGTATGAATCTGTGTTCTAGCCGTCCCAGGAACTGTCTGTGCACAGGACACCCCTGAGGAAATTAATCctctgggagcaggcagcatcCTTATAAGATGAGGTGTACAAAGCCTTGGCTGCACAGCATTACCTTCATTTAAACATATGCTTTTGGCCACCAGCCCAGAACTCTGCTCTAGAAGGCACCTTGATAGTTTGATTAGTGTCATATCTTTGGAGTAGTGCTGCTTGGATTGCTGGGAATGTTCAGGACTAATGAACGTTTCTATGATTAGAATGAAAAGGTTTTGTGGCAAACCTGACCCTTTgtgaaattctttttcttttgagagGGAACAGGAAAATTCTGGTTGTCATTTAAAACATTGTTGCTTATGAACATTACTATTCTAAAGATTTTATTCAAGTGACTCAGAATATGGAGGATTGCAGCTTTCTGGGGCTTCTGATAATCCAAGTAAAATTGTTGCTGAGCTCTTCAAGGAAGCAAAAGAACATGGGGCTGTCCCATTGGATGAAGCTTCAAGAGCATCTGCTGATTTCAGCAAAGCTAAGGTAAAAGTTAAAGGATATTTTGATCTCTGTTTACATTAGTCTCTCTGAAACTCATCCAAGCAAATATGCCTTGTTGTGGTTTGCAAATAACAGAGGATTTAATCAACACAGTTGTGTATTAACTGTGCTGAAGTAGCCTGCTCTAGAAAATAAAGTGGGGAGGAACCACACAATGTCCAGGAAAATCATTAGAACTCAACCTGAACTGGAATTATTTGCTTTAGTTGTAGTTAAAatagagttaaaaaaaataaagtacagTTGCATCCCAAATCAAAATCTCTTATCTGTTGAATTGCTACTAGAGGATAGCAGTCAGTGGCtggatgtccagatggagatgggtaaCAAGTGGTGTCCTTCATGGGTCACTTaagaggttcaacaaagccaagagcaaggtcctgcacctgagttgGGCAAGCCCAAGGATCAatgcaggctgagggatgaagggattgagagcagccctgcagagaagggagaTGGCAGTACTGCtgggtgaaaagctgggcaGAAGCCAACCATGTCttgggctgcatccccagcagtgtgggtaAGCATGTAGGGggtggatgctccatccctggaaccattccaggtcaggctgttcagggctctgagtaacctgctctagttgaagatgtccctgctgactgcagggaattggactaggtgacctttaaaggtcccttccaaccgaaagcattctgtgattctcgtGTCTGAAGAAGGTTACAGATTAGAAACTGAAATACATCGCATAAACACTGCTTGGCCTGATTGTGGGTGCTAGATATAATTTTCCACTCTTGAAAATACACAAGTTAGAACAGTGAATTTGCTGTTTATCACAGAAATCAGCTAGCTGATGCTTTTATTTGCAACTAGGTGAAAATCTAAACTGTTTCAGATGTTTATTTCAATAAGCAtttctatgtatttttttccagtcattTTCTGGTGGTGGATATAGATTGGGTGACTCATCACAGAAGCACTCTGAATATATTTATGGCGAAAATCAAGATGTAAGTAAAATCCTGAGCAGGAGGATACAGAATCTCCAACAGATGTCTGCTTAATCCTATTTACAGCTTGAAATGCCAGTATTACTGTGACTATGTCTGTGAGGAAAAATGGTTATCTATAAATGTTTTAAGTAAGAAGTTGCCAAAGTGCAAATGTCCACAGAGGACAGATGCTCATTGGGTACCTCTAAGGCTTCTGTTACGGAATTTTCTGTCATAGATCACTTTGAAATTCATAGCAGACATTCCTTTAGTTGCTTTCCTCCAGCTGTTGTTCTGCATTCTGTTAGCTATTCTAACATTTTAATCCTCTTAAGTTAGGAGTTGTTTCTTGTTGTGGCTTGCAAAGTAGCCAGTCTTAAATTGTAGGGTGTGGATTTGTTCTAGGCATGGTCAAGCAGCAAGTTAGAGGCCTTATAAAAATTGTCTGGCCTTTCTTCTTGCTTAAAAAGCAGGAAGTAAGGGAGAGAGTGGGGAAAAGCAAAGTTTTCTATGCTTTACTATTTATGTGAATGAGTAGAGCAAACGTtctaacaaacaaaacaaaaccaagaaaagagTAAGGCCAAAATTTGTTAGTGTGAATTCAAAATCATATAACTAATCCTTATGAAACTGAAACATCTTATTTGTTtagcttcatttttcttttattttaccaTTTTCGCTTCATAGGTTCAAATTTTGCTGAAACTATGGAGGAATGGCTTCAGTTTAGATGATGGTGAGCTGAGATCCTATTCAGACCCAATAAATGCTCAATTTCTTGAGTCTGTTAAAAGAGGGTAAGTTAAAATGGCATCCTCTTTGAGgtatttctttcatgaaaaagactttctcctcatgcttaTTAAAAACTCCAGGCTTCTGTGCCTTCACCCATAAGATTTATCCTGCTTTTGCCATCAGGTGCATGGGACATTTAAAATTTGGAACACTTTGGTTCCTTCTGGTGGTTCAACTCTGAATGCTACTTGTTACAGACAGCTTTTAGTTTCACCTAGGTTTTCACCTAGGTTTTCACTTCCAATAGGTTGTAGGTTTTGACTGCATGTTCACTGAttgattttgggttttgtttccttgatCTAGGATGAAATCAATCATAAAACAATTGAAAGTCTATGATTTTTAAAGTAAACACACTGATAGTATCAACTTGTGTTGTACTGTGTAAGGTTTGTGTGTAATTTTGTATCGCAGTTCAGAACATAATTGGAAAACTTTATTTTTGTGATCAAGGGAAATTCCTGTGGAACTGCAGCGACTTGTTCATGGTGGCCAGGTTAATTTGGACATGGAAGACCATCAAGAACAAGAATATGTGAAGCCCAGGCTGCGATTCAAAGCTTTCAGTGGCGAGGGACAAAAACTTGGGAGGTAAAAACTGCTAGGATTTCTGGTTTGTGTTCATATGCTACTTCAAAAGCTGGATTTAATCAGGCCACTGCTGGAGAAGCTAATCAAGTGACAAAAGTAGTACCAAATTGTGTGCTACAATCAGCCCTGATTTCAGAGTCACCAGTCTTGGTCCTCTGTTGAAACTGCTCATAGATGTGCTCAGTGCTTTTCGATTTATTGCTATAAGATTGCTCTATCTCTTCTTACACATAATTTTGCCAGTTCAGCTATGTTTAAAAGGGTAGGCTGGTGCTGTTAAAACTTTTAACATGTATAATTAAATTGAACTGATACCTAATGTGCCAAAATTTATCCCTGTGACTGGACATTTCAGATTTCTTTATCCAAAAGAGCATCTCTGCTCAATTTAAGTTGGTCAGTAAGAGTAAACAGTAATGTGACCTCAACTCTGCCAGTCATCAGCTTTTCCACATGGAAATTTTAGGCTTTATAGCATCTTTTCCAGCTGACTTGATATTAGCTGTTAAATTGTAAATAATTCTGGGTCTCTATTCGTGATTGCATTTATTCATGTCACGTGTTTGGTTGCTAAATAAAGGCATTACTGGTGTGCTTCTGCTAATCATTTAATGCAATAAATTATTCTTAACTGTTCCTAATCTATATTTAATCTCTTTATAAATGAGGAACTGTGCTAAGTAAAATTGAGACTGATAAGATCTGGTAGGGGTGACATCAGGGAACTTCACCTGAGTACATGCTGAGATTGTTAAAGGAAATAGGTGGGAAAGACAGGAGGTTCTGTATCTAAAAATGTGTGGTGTTTTCATAGCTTATGAAGTGTCAGATGTGTAAGCAATGAAAGGAGCAGCCCAATGGTTATCTCTGTGTGATGATACCAATCTCCTGTTAATGTCATTTGTGCTCTGCAAGGCTGGGGCATGCCCAGAATTACACAGTAGTGCTCCTGAAGGTAATTACTAAAGAACTTTGGGTCAGTTTAGTGCACTGTAATGGTGCATGATTATATTTTAGAAGGTATAATATATAAATCTTAGTATCAAGAACTGTCACTTCCTGCTCTGTAAGCATAACGAGAGAGAGTTTTGTTTGTACTCAATTACCTGTTTTCAGTCATGCAAATGTAATAATCTGCACAGTTGTAAGGAAAACAAACGTGAAATACTGCAATCACTGACAAACTACAAAAGCTTCATTGGTGTCTCTGTTAGAAGAGCTGTGCTTATATCTGGTTCTGATAACTCTGAGAGGATTTTTGTTGCTTATTTGTACTGGTCAGTGGAAAAGACAAAGATTACTCAGCTCCGGTTTGACTCCATTAATAGtatcttggtttatttttttttttcaaccctCTAGCCTTACACCTGAAATAGTCAGCACACCGTCTTCcccggaggaggaggagaaatccATTCTTAATGCACCTGTTCTGATCGATGATTCCATGCCAGCAACTAAAATTCAAATTAGATTAGCTGAT encodes:
- the UBXN2B gene encoding UBX domain-containing protein 2B; its protein translation is MADSGAAPAQQREGETSAAAAGARRDRQPRSSGRPPSARDLQLALAELYEDEAKRQALGAEKPTTTKLSNTKLSQSLKIDPLRRLRKPERSMSDDKENQRFYSSDSEYGGLQLSGASDNPSKIVAELFKEAKEHGAVPLDEASRASADFSKAKSFSGGGYRLGDSSQKHSEYIYGENQDVQILLKLWRNGFSLDDGELRSYSDPINAQFLESVKRGEIPVELQRLVHGGQVNLDMEDHQEQEYVKPRLRFKAFSGEGQKLGSLTPEIVSTPSSPEEEEKSILNAPVLIDDSMPATKIQIRLADGSRLIQRFNQTHRIKDIRDFIIQSRPAFAASEFVLVTTFPNRELTDESLTLREADILNTVILQQLK